The sequence agttatactttttttttaatgtaaattCATTGCGAGTGTATATAATTTTACGATTTGTATGTAAATATCCTATACCTAGTAATGCTTTGTGTATGTAGTAGCACAACTTGGTCAATAATTAGGTTACAAAATTGTAGCACTCTAATGAATATTAGCTACCATTTAACTTTGCTATGATCATTTAGTAACCCTCGTAAACAAATTACAAATTCTATTTTGCAGGAATCACAATGTTAATAGCAATCAGCATCCCAttttttggttctcttcttgGATTCCTTGGTGGATTTGCCTTTGCTCCGACCTCGTACTTTGTAAGCTATTTATATACATGTAACTATAAATATTTATCCAAACCACTGTATATGTATATACATGCTTAGTTGGTCTTATTTTATGTCTACTTGCAGCTTCCATGCATCATATGGCTTAAGctcaaaaaacctaaaaaatatgGTTTGTCTTGGACAATTAACTGGGTAAGTTTATTTGTATTCAATTACTAATAAACTCATCTTTAGTTTTGTAGATTATCAATGAGGACactaaccaattttttttttttttccattcttGAATTTCAGATTTGCATTGTTATTGGAATATTAATAATGACACTATCACCTATTGGTGCTTTGAGGAATATCATTATCTCAGCCAAAAGCTACAAATTTTTCTCATGAGCCTACGATGATTATTATGTTGTTATTGCGCTCAATGTAATGTTAGTTGATGAGAATGTACATCAAGAATGAAATTAAGTACTTTTGAGACTCTATGCAACAAAAATTCTTGATGATCATATTTTTCTTTACAAAATATATGATGAGAATTGTATTGCGTTGCTTATGTATGATGAGAATTGTATTGGGCGTTACTTTAATTTGTAGGCTTTTTTATTTTGCCTTATGATCAAGTGCACCCGTATTATAGATTATTGATTGGACATCAAAATATTTTGCCAAATTTATTAATATTGCATCGGTGTACTCACATATAATATATTATTGCTCTGTTGTTTGACAAAGTTAACACTTTTCATAATCTTTGACTTACTTAATATTAGATCATATATTAATCAGAGTTaggaagtaaatttttttttattaatgtcaattaatctttttaattttataccATAAATTctcttaaattctaaattctcaaaaaaaaataaaaaaataattagttaatactaattatataaaaattgattCTATGTGGTTTTTCAATTAGTTAAAGAAACTGGCGCAGATAGTAAAAAGTTATTAAGTTGAATATTTAGGATTGGTTTGGGTTATAAAAGTGAATAGTGAAaggtgaaaattttttttatctaattaacgactctcaactattAACTTCATATACATAAAgttgaagtcgactgcacctgagttttcaccgtaGTGAAATTGAACATGTTTTTAGTGTTGATGGCGGCGTGAAGGGTCATGGTAAGTGAAGGCAGGTGCAAATGATTGGTGTATGTATGTGTATTTGAAGTGAATGAAGGTTTCCATGCATCCACGTGAAAGTGCATGGGTGAAAGGAGAGCGATGAAAGTGATGAGGATGGAATGTTGCCTTAGCTGATCCAGCAAGCTCAACActaattatattattaatttattatttaagtttgTTATTCTTTCGGAGAGTGAAAAGGCACATGCAATCCAGCGTGACATCACATGCTTTGTTCCCAAGAGGCAATCAGAGCCGTCCGTCGTCATCCATGATTGCCTCCCTTGTCCCCTCACCATTCCAACACGCTGCCCTTCAATCCCCCCACACTCCTTCAACCGTGTGGACCTGGACCCCACACCTGTCACCCCCTCATTGGTCCTCCACCCAGGTCGGTGCGTGCTTTGATTTCATGCCCCCTCGCCCCCTCTAAATAAGTGAAccatattttctcttcttcttaaccTCTCATTCCTATAAGAGTTCATACCtcatcacaactcaattcaacacAAAGTGAGCTGAATCGTTTATTCTTCTGAAGATTATCAATTAAATGGAGCCTTCAATTTACCAAAGTGAGCTGAATCTGGAGGCAACAGAATTAAGGTTAGGTTTACCTGGAAGAACCAACAACAAGAGGTCTTCACCTGAAGACAGATCCATGAGCATCAGCATCAGCAAGAACAGCAGCGTTGACTCTAGTGGTCCTAGTAACGCTACTGATCACGATGACGACGATGATGACCATCAAAATTCTGTCCAACCTGCAAAGTAAGTCTTAATTGAAATTATAACAGATTATGTCAATGTTAATCTAGGGTTTATGACATgaataattgaaattaattagtGGATGAATGATGATGCAGGGTTCAAGTAGTAGGGTGGCCACCAGTTAGATCGTTTAGGAGGAACAGTATGCAGCAACAAAAACAGAAGAAGGATGaacacaacaacaataatggtgatGGATCTGCGATGTACGTGAAGGTGAGCATGGCCGGTGCACCTTACTTGAGGAAGATAGATCTGAACATTTACAATAGTTACTCTCAACTCCTCAACGCCCTCCAGAATTTGTTCAAATGCAGTTTTGGTGAATATTCAGAGAGAGAAGGATACAACGGATCTGAATATGCTCCTACTTATGAAGATAAGGATGGTGATTGGATGCTCGTTGGAGACGTTCCATGGGAGTAAGTTcttgttctttcttcttctatttttattttgagaAGTGCTAGTGGCAGCAGATTTTATGACTCATTTTATCTAATGGTGGAGAATCACTCATTTTTGTTTTGCTGACTAAAtgctggccaaattttaataaatctaCTGGTTCCtagattttttcttttatttttatttttaaaattaaaagtaattagAAGAACATTTAATTCTTACGGTGCTTTTCCCTTTTCTATTAATTGCAGCATGTTCACGTGTTCCTGCAAGAGGCTTAGGATTGTGAAAGGATCAGAAGCAAAGGGGTTGGCTTCTTTATGACACACCGGCACCATAGCATACAGCAGAAATTAAATCTATCAAGGCAGAGCGATAATATTAAtatatacacttttttttttcctttaactGAACTGGTTTTGAGGCCTGTTTCTTTGTTATAGTTCTCATCATCTGGTGAATCCTGCCAGAGTGGAGAAGATACATAtatagagaaagagaaaaagaaaataaacaagaaaagaaaaattactgCTATATGTTTTAATTGTACAGAACATATTATATATATCTCGTCGTCCTTGTTGGATCTTTCTATATGTATTATGTAAGAGTTATATATATACAGAATAGATAAGATATCAAGTTTTTTCTTTATTCTCTATTTGATTTCAAGTCGTAAATCAAtggaaatttgatttttatataatacaaGCTTCGGAATTTCGATATATATGCTAACTAGTAACTACCCAATCTTAAAGAGTTCTTTGATTTGATGTACAATTAATTATACCTgataataataattgaaaaaaaaaaaaaagaggataagGTGTTCTCTGTTTGAATAGGCCTCAGATCTCTCCCTTACGAATGAGAATTCGAGAACTATAAGTGGATTATCGTTAATTACCGCGCACTTCCATTAAGATGGGGTATCAAATCAAAGGAAAATTTTGTGTCCTCGTATATTAGTTAAGTTAACTGACATGCTAATCTAATCTCAGAAGTTAGCGCTGCCTTAATAATTTCAAGTTTGCAACCAAAGACTACTACACAAATTTGATTTcgttgaatttcattttcatactTCAATATAGATTTGGAAAAGTATATCGAAAACTCCAAATCAGCCAAAAATgaaataacttaattaattataaatataataattaattttatttatttatgatttaaaatattggttattaaatgTTTCACTACATTCAAATTAGGAGGAGATACGTTCAGTATCATTGCAACGTAAATTACGGAAACTGATTCAATTAGCTTCGTTTCTTCACCCTCCTTTCTTTTCCAaatgcctaaaacatgataaattagaaaatagattcAGAAACCattcaatttataaaaaaaaaagaaacattctaaTGCCTATCATAAAcaccatccacgtagagatttTAGATTTATTCAGAAGCATTTGGCTGATTTTTGACTGGTACCCTCTTGATTCCTAGCATTATTGTATAGATTTTGGTTTCAATGAACGCCTAGTTGGGTTTAAAAATATGTGTTTTTAACAGAATCTCTCAAGAGGTATATTTGAAGGGTGTGTTGAACACAGATATAATGTTTGCTTCAAAGGCATCAGTAATACTACTGTATACTAAAATGCCATCAAAGTCAGCTATCAGcataaaatatattttgaaatataaatacacattgaaaataaattaaaccacgtatgtatttatacacaaatatattggtggctgattttagtggctattttagtatacaaatggtatttttatacttttttatataatttttttatagtatagATGATAAAATTGTTATCTTTCACTTTTTGCATAAACTTATTTGAATACAATAGgtgtacaaaaaaatatatataaatatacaaaGGTGACATTAACACAAATCATCATGCCTACATGCAgatataataattatttaaaatattagtttTGTAGTGAATGTGATAGAATAAGCGATGATTTATATAATTTCTGATATTTACTTacttaaaaatcaaacaaattcaCCAAGATTACAATTCATGATGCATGATTTTCCATGTGGTGGAGAGATATCGGTTAATAACGTCAACTTCAACCTGTCGAGGAGATGCTAGAGTAGTACAAGAACTCGTGGGTTGTGGTGGGACATGACAgtgtcaataataataatggcaaAGCAATAATCTTGATATATTTGATATAAGAAAGAAGCAGCATGGGAACTTCCATACAAGGCAATAGGCGTTGTTAAGTCATATCTCATCAATCTCAAAATTGACTAAGCTCTATGGAAATTATTCTTGTCTACATTATAGGATCATTTTTATACTTTTCGGGCTTCATAAGAAACAAGAGGAATAACGTGTTTGAAGAAAATGACCATTCAATCAGTGTTACTTTTTTCATAAATGTCTCTTACTTTATCTCCTAATAGTAGTGCATAAATTGTCAGTCAATTAAGTTTCCAAAATATTTAAAACCacaattagaatttaattttcatataaCAAGAGTATCAATTACATATCATCACAACaacaaaaataactatttttcacAATCAACACAAAAATAGTTAGAATACATATGACATTGAAATTATAAtggaaattatttaaaaattgatttgATGTCACATTTAATTTTCTATAAAAACTTATTTATTGTCAAAAAGGATTTTAATAAATCACCATCATTTagaaatttcgaaaactacatacaTTTTTATCTAATTCAAAGCCaatcagtcaccaaaaaaaaaaaaagccaatcaAAAAACAACTTCCAGTAGCAACATTGATGCTAATGAAGCTGATAAAACAGAGTAGACAATAATAATTAATGGATAACCAAGTAGAACTGCATAATGTATGAAGAGTCCTGTGGCGGTTTAGAAAATAAATCCACAGGCACATTAGAAACTGTAAAATGAAATTAGATTTCCCCCTTGAGACCAATTTTTCTATTGAAATATAAGTAGataaaatcttttatttttttttttttgggtcaggAAAGATAATATAGTTAACATGGCATTAGCTGATATTAAGTGTGAGTAATTAGGACCTGACCCATCTGGATTGAACGTGCTATAAACCCAAAGAGCTTCCCCTATATCGTTGTCCGTGCTATAACCAAGCATGTTGTATAAATGGGCTCAGGCCCATATGTATTCATTGGGACTGTTCTAATTACTCTCTTTTTTTAGTATGGGGTTAAAGAATATATTGGACTGGGCCTTAGGCCCATAAGTAACAAAAAATCGGACTTTCGTCTGTTGCCTTTGGGCCTTTCCAATGTCCACAGTTGCGCCCGGTTTCTAGGTTTTTAAGATATGGTATGTCAAGTCCAAattaaaaaaatggcaaaaaaaaaaaaaagagaatatgcCAATGAGCCATAGCTCACACGGCATCCCGCTTCCTCCCCATCTCAAAGGTCTCAGGTTCGAGTCCTACTAGCTGCAAccgagaagaaaaaaaaatatgtaatATGTGAAATTTGCAGAAAATAAAGTGCGCTTTAAGTAAGTGTTGGAATTTTAAATCACGTTTTGTGCATAGCGATTTTTTTGGATATCTCTGGGAATGAATAAAAAAACACGTTTTAATTGCATTTAAATGCAACACGGAATAATTTAAATAATCCGATCACGGAATACAATTCAACTTAAAATTTTCATACAGCATATTCCAACTTATAAATAAAATGAATCTATAAAGATTAAGGACATTCATTAAGAAAACATTTGGCAAATTCGTGTGGGGTGGGTATTCCTTCCCACTGTGTGAATCCTTATCCTTTTATGAGCTAAGATGATCCCCATTTTAATCCAAATGATGGATACTAAGTTGGGAGTTCCCAACTTTAGGAGACAAGAATATCCAACCAATTCCCACTGGTTTACCCATTTGGGTTGACACTGTACCATCTCTTTCAACTCGTGATGTTTCCATTATCCTCTAATTTCCCTCAATACTTCTTCACTCTTATATAGTAAACCACTTTAATTTCGCACTAATTCTATAACTTTCTTCTACACTTTACTACTACTCTTAGTCATTCAATTAACAAAATAAGAAAGCATTTCAGTTTTctctgaaataaaaaaaaaatcgaaaaaatgacaaataggtccctgaccttttgcccTACGGACATTTTCGTTTcttaccattgaaaaatacttttaagtccctaaccttcacaaaacttggacggatcagttcctgacggaggcatttggacgaaTCAGTCCCTGACGAAGGCATTTGGACGAAatgactgatccgtccaagttttgtgaaggttagggacttaaaagtatttttcaatggtcagggacaaaaatgtccacGGAACAAAAAGTTAggaacctatttgtccttttctcaaaaaAACCATTATGTCATAAGACACAttaattcttcttcattttcgACATGAAGAGAGGAATCAATATACCTCACTGAGCATGACCCTGGGAAGTGCTTAACACAAGAGCCTCTTGAGCTGTTGCTAATGGCATTTGAGTTGAATAAGTTAACAGTAGGTTAATAATTTATATGACACGTGTCAAGAGCCAAGCATACTTGCCCTTCCATGTTCTCAAATGGATCAAAATCCAATCATGATTGAGCAGAACAGAGGAAAAAGCAGGCAACTCGCACAACACAAACAAAAAAGCGGCATAATTTTCTGCTAGACTTAGCAACACCAATTGCATTCTTAAAGCAACTATTATCCATTTCACCTCTCCCATTTTTCAAATCCTCTAGGGTTACAtcactaattaaaaataatatgcaCACCGGTCTAACCTTTTACAAGGTCCCACAATCCACTACAAAAATCTAAGCCCCACTATTAAAGCGCTTTCATCATGTTCCACTACACCCCCCACCAATTGACagaaaaacaaagagaacaagaCCTATCAAgtgatcttttcttctttttttttcttacaaTTTCTTTTCCTACACTTTGAAACTTGCCAATACAAGAATGGGTCTGCTGCTATTTTCTAAGACTGACAATTTGCAATCAAACCCTGCATTGACAAGCCACAAATAAAGAGATATTATGGGATCTGACTTTGATTGCAACTTGATGCTTTCCAATTACTTAATTATGGAGCCTTGGAACAGACAAATAACTCATGGGCCACACAGTATTAGGTGAGTGGTAGATGGGACCAAGAAGTCATGCACCATATACCTAAGGTCTATGGAGGAGGGTTAGCTTCAGGCTTCACTATACTAGAGGTGTCCGGGGGTTGTGATTGGTATATCGCGGATGCAAGTGAGATTGGCATGATGCAGAGTGCCTTGGATTGAAGAAACTGCATGGCTGCTCCAACGTTTTCTTCCATAAGCTTAGCCACCTGTCTTTCTGTGCCATCATTTGACCACTTGTCCCAAGCCGGCCGGTTTCTTCCACCATCACCGCCTTCCTCCTGATAGTCACTTAGTTAAAATGGCTGAAGCGATTGAAAGACAACCAAAAACCAAAATTTTCCAACtcaataattaattacctcaactgATGATAATGGGATGTCAGTTACCAGTGGTGCCACTGCACCAGCTCCACCCAATCTACTCATGCTCAAAACCTGAAAGGCAGATTAATTAACAGTCATTTGCATCTTCATTTCACATTGCTACAAATTCAAAATAGCCTCTTTTTTTTTGGACATGTTACATCATGGATTTAATAGCGATGTACTCCAACAAAGACCCTTCAAAGTGATTGGATAATGAAAAAGTAACTACAGGGCATTAAGCATTCTAAAAATGCTATCATATTCATTTGACTGTATCCATTGCAGATATTTCCTAGTCTACAGGAATATAATAACATTGGCCAATGGGTTCTCATCTAAAGTGACAACCACTTTGTGGAGTTTGTGGTCTTGAGTTTAATCTCAACTAATTGACCATTGTTGGGACTACGGACAGTGATAAGAAGGCA is a genomic window of Arachis ipaensis cultivar K30076 chromosome B06, Araip1.1, whole genome shotgun sequence containing:
- the LOC107645229 gene encoding auxin-induced protein 22E, yielding MEPSIYQSELNLEATELRLGLPGRTNNKRSSPEDRSMSISISKNSSVDSSGPSNATDHDDDDDDHQNSVQPAKVQVVGWPPVRSFRRNSMQQQKQKKDEHNNNNGDGSAMYVKVSMAGAPYLRKIDLNIYNSYSQLLNALQNLFKCSFGEYSEREGYNGSEYAPTYEDKDGDWMLVGDVPWDMFTCSCKRLRIVKGSEAKGLASL
- the LOC107645228 gene encoding transcription factor UNE12; its protein translation is MLDEIVDYVKFLRLQVKVLSMSRLGGAGAVAPLVTDIPLSSVEEEGGDGGRNRPAWDKWSNDGTERQVAKLMEENVGAAMQFLQSKALCIMPISLASAIYQSQPPDTSSIVKPEANPPP